GCTCCCCGTCTAGAATTGCGCTCAGTAGAAACCTGCGGCCCCGAAGTTTTTCTGCACTATCGCCTGCAACGCGGAAAAGATTGAATTACGCTAGAGAGCGGATGGCCCTAACTCCAGCAATCATGGTCGAACAACTCCAGCCCCGTTATTCTCTCGCTTGGATCAACAAAATTTCTGAGGTGCCCCAAGCCGAATGGGACGCTTTAGCCCTGCCCTTGAAAACACCGTTTTTTGAGTGGGATTGGCTGAATAATATGGAAACTTCGGGTAGTGCCACGGCTAAAGCGGGGTGGTTGCCCAATCACCTCACCGTTTGGCGCGATCGCCACTTGATCGCTGCTGCCCCGCTCTACCTCAAAGGCCACAGCTACGGTGAGTTTGTCTTCGACCAGCAGTGGGCCGACTTAGCCCAACGCTTAGGCGTCAGCTACTACCCTAAACTTTTAGGCATGTCTCCCTTCACCCCTGCCGAGGGCTATCGCTTTCTGATTGCTCCCGGCGAAGATGAAGACGAAATCGTGGAAATGATGCTAGACGAAATCGATCACTTCTGCGATCGCAACCGTATCTCTGGGTGTCACTTTCTCTACGTCGATCCCGAATGGCGACCTGTCCTAGAGCGCCACGGCTTCACCACTTGGCTGCACCATAGCTTCATCTGGAGCAACCTCGGCTTCCAAAGCTTTGATGACTACTTGAATGTTTTCAACGCCAACCAACGACGCAACATCAAGCGAGAACGCAAAGCAGTCGAAAAAGCTGGCCTAACGGTGAAAACCTTCACTGGAGAAGATATCCCTAACTCTCTATTCTCGTTAATGTATACCTACTACGCCGATACCTGCGACAAATTCGGCTGGTGGGGCAGCAAATATCTAACTCGTCGCTTCTTCGAGCAACTCCAGCCCCATTATCGTCATCGTGTTGTCTTCGTTGCCGCCTACAGCGAACAAGATCCCCGCCAGCCAATGGGTATGTCCTTTTGCCTCACCAAGGGCGATCGCCTTTACGGACGCTATTGGGGTAGCCAGCAAGATATTGACTGCCTCCACTTCGACGCTTGCTACTACACCCCGATTGAGTGGGCGATCGCCAACGGCATCCAAACCTTCGATCCTGGCGCGGGCGGTCGTCACAAAAAACGCCGGGGCTTTCCCGCCACCCCTAACCACAGCCTGCACCGCTTCTACGACAAACGCCTCAGCCAAATCCTGCGATCGTATATCCGTGAAGTGAATGAACTAGAACAACAAGAGATGGACGGCATCAACGAAGCCCTCCCCTTCAAACAAGCCAACCCCAGTTTAGACAATCAAGAGTAGATGACCTAACCCCCAGCCCCTTCCCTGCTGTAGCTTGCTTCCCCGCAGGGGTGGGAAGGGGAGCTTAAAAAAGAAGGGGGAGTAAATATATCCTTTTGGAGGGGGTCTGGGGGACGCAACCGTCCCTCAGCGGGGGTTTGGGGGCGAGTGCCCCCAAGGCTCGGATTTCCAAAGAGATAACCAACCTCATCACCCATACCAACTCATCTTTGCCGCCGCCATCTCCGCCAATAATCTCCCTCGCGAAATCACATATCTCACCCCTGCTCTACGCCGGATGGCATCATAGCGATCGCTTGCATTCAACACAATTAGATTTGCAGGTTTCCCCACATCTACCCCATACTCCTCTGCCAAATGTAGCGTCTTGGCTCCATGCCAAGTCACCATGTCATAGCAGGCATCGATCTCTGACATCCCCGTCATTTGGCAAACATGCACCGCCATAAACGCCACATCCAGCATGTTACCCGTACCCAAGCTGTACCAGGGGTCTTGCACACAATCATGCCCTAAACTCACGTTTAATCCCTGTTGCCATAGCTCCTTCACCCGCGTTACACCTCGGCGTTTGGGGTAGGTATCCGTTCTCCCTTGCAACGTGATATTAATCAACGGATTGGCAATGAAATTAAGCTGTGCTCGTTGCAGAAACCCCATCAGCTTTTGAGCATAGGCATTGTTATAAGACCCAAAGGCCGTCGTGTGGCTTGCCGTCACTCGTGGTCCTAACCCAGTGCGAATTGCGCATGCCGTCACTACTTCCAAAAACCGAGACTGATCATCATCAATTTCATCACAATGTACATCAATCAAGCGATCATACTGCTGCGCCCACTCAAACACTCGCTGCACCGATCGCACTCCATCTTCTCGCGTCAGCTCATAGTGAGGAATCCCCCCCACCGCATCCACACCGAGTTTTAGGGCTTCCTCCATTAATGCCTCATTTTTAGGGCCACCATAAATTCCATCCTGAGGAAAGGCCACCACTTGCAAGGTGATCCAATCTTTCACTTCCTCTCGAACTTCTAGTAACGCTTGCAACGCGGTCAAATTTGCTTCACTCAGCATGACTGCGGACAAACAACGCTCCCTGCATCGCCTGTTGCTTGAGCGTGGCGATCGCACGTTGCTTCACATCTTCCAGCGTCAAACTTTGCTTACGTTCGCGCCAAATCTCAATCCCCTCAAACAAAGTACCACTTTGATTCCATCGCGGTTCTCCTGCCGTCGAAGCTGAATCTAAATGGATATGAGATTCAACAAAGGGTGGACTCACCAACTGTCCCTGTACATCCAACTCTTGCAGGGCGGTAGCTTCTATGTGAGGCGCGATCGCAGCAATTTTACCTGCTTGAATCGCAATGTCCACAGACTCTAAAGAATTGGGCGATCGCAACAAACGACAATGACGCAGAATCAAATCATAAGACTGTGAGGACATAGATTCAAAATAGCGACTTCACCTAAAAAAATACCCCCGCAGAGCAGGGGTATAGAGATTAAGTTGTACCGATTAACTAGCTGAAAGAAACATGACTGCGCTCATAATCGCGCCGAAACGTAGGATGAATGTCACCTTGAATATGGTTCCAATAATTGCTCAGATGAGTCAACCCTGCTTCAGCCGCAGAACGAGTGAGTAGCGTTTGCTGGCGATTCTTAATTAGATGATGCTGTTGGGTCATCCGAGTGCGAGCTTTGGCCTCAGTCGATAAACCGCTCACTCTAGTAGGCTCAACCGCAGTTGATGCTGCCAAAACTGGCTCACTAACTTCCAAGTTGTGGTTGGTACGATAAGCCACACCCCGGTATTTCAAATCTAAGCTAGGCTGTTGAACAGGTGCTTTCTTAAGATTCCGAAAACGCCAGTCTAAACCCCGATATTTGCCAGTCTCCCCAACGTTGGTTTCAACCGCAGGAGAATTGGACTCGTATTTGCTACCACGATAATTTAGTTGCATGATTTTCGCCTCAAATTAGGATTGTAGTGATATGAGGCGCGTTCCTTCGGGATCACTCCCTACTTCCGTTTCTTGGGTACTTTCAGCCTTTAATAACTCAATTTACCCAAAGAAATGAACGATTTCGTTTTCACTTCTGTATCAATTATGACAGTTTTTCCTGAAATGTGCTCAATTCAGGAAATATTTCTTCAAGGTTTCCTGACAAACCTCTAAACCCTCTAACCTTAAATTAGTCATCAATTTGCCACATATCCTTGGTGAGGCCCTCATCTACAATCCGTTTCGGACGCACTACCAGAATCACTTGGCCTAATAGGGGAATGCCAGGTGCCTCATCAAACCATTGCAACTCCAGATTTTGCTCTTGAGCTATTACAAAATAGCTGTTAGCATCCCACTGTCGCTGGGCTCGGTCTACCACAACTAATACTTCTTCTGGCGGTCCTGCCAAAGGGGTGGGTAAGCGATCGCTATCACACAGCAACACCACTGGATCTTCAGCACCTAAGAGCACTTTCCAACCTGGGACAGGCACCCAAGCTCCAGTTCCAGAGAATTTCACCATGCGAAATGCCCCGATCTCTTCAGTCAGTGGCGCTGCTTGCAAATCGTCTAGAGTCAAAGGCAATTTGCCCACGACAGGTAGCACTCGTGGCAGTTCTTCTTCTTGTTCTAGGCGATAAATTGGTAAGCGAGGCGTGGGACGCGAGGAAGTAACGCCAAAGTCGGTGAGTAGGTGTTCCAGTTTTTGCCGTGCCGTGGTGCTGTTAACAAAGCGGAAACCTTTAGCGATCAGACGAGAGCGGTCTTGTAGATCAGCATGCTGTTGAGCTAGTTTCCAGCATTGGTAGGCGATCGCATCGCCCGGGTGCTTGGTGAAACCCTCTGGTGGAGTGCTCCGGGGAGACAAATCTTTCATAGCTTTGGCTAGATCACGCGCGTCATCCATATCAATGTTCTTCTCAAACGCCAGATCTGCTGCGGCGGCTCGGTCTGTCTGAGTCAGGATCCGGAACTCATACAACACATCGCTACCTTTATGCTCAAAGTGCTGTCGCGTTGCTTCCGAAACGCCTGCACTCACCATAGAAGTAAAAACCTGTGATCCTACAATCACTTGATTTTGCTGAATTGGCTCAAATCCTGTTTCCTCAAAAATTTTTTGGGGGTTGAAGCCTGCTCGTTGCAACTGCTGACAAGCTTGGCCCCACTGTACCCAGCTCCCCTCCTTACGACGTAGCGATCGCAACAGAGCATCTGTATCCACAGCATCTTGGGGATTTTGAAAATTTGGATTGGGAGTTTCAGTCATGGTAAAACAGCACACACAGCTAAAGAGCAGCAAGCAGTCTTTAATTTTAAGCCTTCCGCAATCTCTTAACTACTAGAAGCAACATGACTCAGCAATGTACCTCTACTCTATTGCTCAAGACCTAAAACTTTAAAGATTTTCCAGATAGGCTTGACGAATCTCTACAAATCAAGGCATGATTATAGACGCGAAATGCAAGGGGCTATAGCGCAGTTGGTAGCGCACTTCAATGGCATTGAAGGGGTCAGCGGTTCGAATCCGCTTAGCTCCATACCTAATGTCTATTAAAGAATTAATGGGCAGTTTTAAAGAATTAATTTCACAACTCCCGTGAAAAATATGTAGCTGTGCGGCTTTGACGTATCTTTGTAGCCATAACATTGATATTTCTGCTCAAATAAGCAGTTTTAAAGAATTAATTTCACAAAACTGCCTCAGCAGTCTTAGACTGTGGTGTCTTTCCGATACTTTAAGGGCTTAACCCACCACTTTGAAATTTATTGCTATAGAAGAGCTAGTGAGAGATGTTCTTTAAGACGTAAAGCTGTCCTTTAGAGTCCTAGATTACAAGTAGGGTTCCAAAAGATGGCTTTGGAGAGCTTTTAGCAGAAGCATTCCAAACATTTGCCTTAGGCATCAATGAAATGCCATTGAAGTGCGCCTTTCAACCCAACCTGAGACTACAAGGGATAACAACGTAGAATGTTTAGCCCTGAATTGCCTAAAAACATATTGAGGCCCGTACAAGTACTATAACGCTTTGTCTAAACAATCCTTGAGACTAACAAGTTACTGGATCTAGAAACACCTAATCCGATGAAGGCGGATGCGACTCCAAGTTTTGTACTCAGGTGGTCACTATCTGGAATCCCTTCAGCCCGCCTAATCGGATGAAAGCGGATGCGGCTCCGGCCATTCAAACTCTTATCTAGACTGAATTAGTTGAGGCATTTTGGCAAACCTCAACTAATTTTGGTAAAGGAATGACTCATGCCATAAAACAGAACTGATAAAAGTACCGCTAAACTGCTTATACCCAGCAGGTTTGAGTTTTGGCGAACCTCCTAGGATTTTGCTCCCACTTCGGTTTGTCAAAGATAAGGGAGGGTTCCTCCTTGCTCGGAGGCGATTCAGTAGCTGCCACGACAGGGTTCCCTGTATCCTTATAGTTAAGGTGGGATAATCGTAACTATAAAAACATAGCCTCCTGATGCTAGGCGCGACCCTGCACCACATCTATGAAGCAACTCCATAGAAGAAGCGGACAACTACCTGGGGCGGAAAGCAATTAAACTGCCCCACACTTGTCACTGACTCGAAAGAGATCAGCGCGCTATTGGATGAATGATTAGATTGTCAAGGTGCAAAACTGATTTAGTTCCCTACAGGGGCTGCTTATGGGCAGAGATTGCCACTTCTTTAGCCTTTTGCTCAGGAGGTGATTGGCTAGGCTGTTGACCCGTAATCACGAGAATACCTTCCCGCTCAGCTCGTTCCCGAATACATTGCACTAATCGGCTGTAGCTCCAGCGATGTAAGCTCCGACGAAACTGTTTCGCATACTGTTGCTGAACTTCTATCTGATAAGGAAATTTTTGCCTAGCTCTGGCTTGAATATCGCTTTCAAGGATTTCTCGAATATGTTTGAGATCTGGTACTGCAATGCTACCTGCTTGGTATTGCCGAGCTAAGTGGACCAGCCGAGAGGCAATAAGATGTTCCACATACAAGCCTAGGTTCGATTCTGTCTGACTTTCTCGGTATCGATCTTGCTGTTGCTCTTGTTTTTGCTGAAGTAGGCGACGTTGTCGTCTTTGATGTAGCTTATTCACCAGCCGCCACTGCCTTAAGCGTAATTGGAGAAAACTGCGATGGCAATGCTTGGATTTAATCTTAGGATTCCTCAACAGTTGCTTCGTCGTCTGGCACTTCAAAATTGCTCCAGTTTTGAGGTCAATCACACAAGCAGTGAGTGGTGCTTGAGGGTGAAGGCTAATTCCAACAGTTATTAAAGGATTCCCTTGACAAGAGACAACACTGGGACGTTGGGGAGCAGAATTGTCGAGTCGAGCGAGGGTTGAACGCTGACGCTTGATATGGATTTGCTGATTTTGGGTCAGACCTTGCTCTTCCCATTGCGACTCTGTTAATTGGTCTAGACCTTTCAAGTTCTTCAGCGTTTTCCATTTTTCCTCTTGGCATACTTGCCCTGTCCCTTCTGCTGTTAGTAAACGCATGTCAATGTTGCAATGGAGGTATAAACGATGGGTCTCCCAAGGAGAGCGCTCTTGAGGAGCTAGGTCATGAGTTACTTTTCCCTTCTTATGATGGCTCTGATCATCCTCCTGCCATATTAACCGAGCTGACCGTAGGGCAAATAGACATTGTGAGAAGCGTTCTGTGTCAGGTGATCGGAAATGCAGTTGATAGTCTTGGAGAAATTGTCGAAAGATATGCAGCTGACGGCGATCGCACTGGATTTTGAAAAGGTGGTCTTTAAAGCCCTTAAAACGAACACAAACTCTTTCTGTCGGTTGCTTAGCTTTTTTCTTTTTACGCTTTGGACTTTTGGCTAAGACCTGCTCAGTTGCAAGACCCGTTTTTTCAGTAGACCAGTTTAGATCGTCGGCACTACCAAAAATGATGGGATAGGGAAGGGAATTGAATAGCTGAATTTGCTTTTGCTCGCGCCACTCATCAAACTCTGCCTCAATTTGGTCGGGGTTATTATGCTGAGGGAAGGCTGTGGCCGTTAGTAAGCCATCAATAAATCTCTCTCCTGTCGGGTCTCTTCCTCTGGGAAGCTGGCTTTGAAGTTGCTCTTCAAGGCGCTCAATTTCAATTCTTTTGCTCTCAAGTCGTTGGTTCCAATCTTCTAACGATTCATCTTGCTCACTGACTGTTAACTTGTTTTTGAGCAAATGGATAATAGCTCGGCGGCTCAGAACATCAGTTGTCGCGTCAAAGGCATCTAATAAACCACCCAGTAAATGTTTGCCTGTTAGTTTTCGTTCAAAGCTTAAGTGGTGAAGAATGACCTGAGCTTTGGCTCGAATTGCTTCTGGGGTGAACGTAGAGATCTTTGCCAATTCTGAATCACACTCTACAACCTGCAACCAACGCTTCTTTCCACGAAGACGGTGCTGTCTTTGCTTCTGGCAGGCGAACCAAGATTTATAGATGTATTGCGTCATTAAGATGGCTGAAGTTCGAAAGCGACCTGGGAGGTTTTGTGAATTAAGCTTGGTTGCATAGGATGCAATCATTTGCTCAAGGGATTGTCTGGGGATTGCTCCTTTACGCTGCCATTCCGAAAATTGAGAATCTTCAGCAACTCCTTGGAGCAAAGCATTCACTAAAAGTGAATAGATGACCATTGATTCCCAGAAAAGTTTTCGAGTTGCCTCATTGGCACAAAGGCAGCATCGGATGGTTCTGATCGTCATAGAACTGAAGTCCGACTTGTTTGAGTCCTATTCTAAACATAGATCTTGTCATAGTGGCAAGAATTTTATTGTAAATCTTGCCTAACAATATTTATTTGGGGACACTAGAGCGTCAGATAAAGTGGCTTTGAGCTATAAGCAAAAATGGAGCTTGATGAATTTCTAAAATTCTGGGACGTATCCCGCGAAGAACTCGCATCAATTTGTGATTGCTCGTTGACGACCGTAAATCATTGGTTTTCACGCGGTGAGCACCACAGAGTTCTCAGCGATAAGCACAAGCAACGGTTAGCGCTGGCTCATTACATCTGGACTACTGTAGCGACCGAGCCAGAGCAGTTAAGGGAACTTAGGAAGATGTATGACCCAGTGAAGCGTAGAGCCTCTTAAAGTTCGAGCATAGTTTAATATATTGTGTCTTGTCACAGCGACAAGACATTGAGAGCCAACCAAGAGATCATTGTGGGGTTAGGGACTGATTCAGTTGAGATTGCTTATGGCGATCGCGATCAGCAGTGCCAGAATAGTGGGAATTTTGAAGAGTAGTTGGCTTCAAGTTCAAAAGCCTGATTGAGCTAGGACGCTTGGAGTTCTTAAGACACTGACCTAGAAAGGAGTAAAACCACTGTGCTGCCATCAGTCTTCAATACTTGCGTACCGAGAGAAGAAATTCTTTCCGGTGAGCTTTCCCTTGACTTATTTGCAGCCAAACTCCGGTTAGTAGTTGAACGCTCTGCTCCTCAGGTTTATCAAGATCCCAATCTGTTTTTTGCTAATACTTTCCCAACTGATGGCCTCAAAACGTTGATTAAGGAAGTGTTTGGTCGCCTGGTAGGTGCGACAGCAGGGTCACCGATTATTCGCTTGGAGACCAGTTTTGGTGGTGGTAAAACTCATGATGAGATCGCACTCTGGCACGTCTGTAAGCAAGGACGCCAGATTGATGGGTTGCAACGTTTTGCTGATTTAGATTTAATTCCAGATCGACCGATCCAGGTAGCGGCGATCGATGGACGAGACTCTGATCCGGTGAATGGGATTTACCACCCGGAAAGCGGCATTACAACCTACACGTTATGGGGCGAAATCGCTTACCAGATTGGCGGGATTGAAGGCTATGGGCTGCTCAAGGGATCAGACACACAAAAGATTAGTCCCGGTACTTCCGTGCTAGAGCGGCTGATCAGTGGCAAGCCAACTTTGATTATTCTGGATGAGATTGCCCGCTTGTTGAGGTCGGCGGAAGCAACAACTGTGGGTAACAGTACGCTAGCGAAGCAGGTTGTGGCGTTTCTGTTCTCACTGATGGATTTAGCCGCAGCTTGTAACCATCTCGTGTTTGTCTACACCTTAGCTTCAGCAAGTGATGCTTTTGGTGAAGAGACTACAGAGCTACGAGAGTTGATTCAGTCCTCTGCTCGCCAAGAACGAGTACTCAGCCCCAGCACCGACGTTGAAATCTACAACATCGTTAAGCAACGGCTGTTCTTTAGCGTCAGTAGTGAGGCCGCAGCCAACGCAGCTACCGAGTACTTGCAAGCCTATCGAACTAGCCGGATGACTCTACCAGAAGGCTGCCAAGACGCTCGCTATGCTCAGGCGATCGCGTCTAGTTACCCGTTTCATCCCGAACTGTTTAGCCTACTGACTAAAAAAATTGCCTCAATTCCTGAGTTTCAACGCACGAGAGGTGCATTACGTCTATTTGCTTTATTAGTGCGCTATCTCTGGACGATCGCTCAACATGAGCATCCTGAGTGGGTACCTCTGATTCATCCCCATCATGTCCCGGTGGGAATTGAGGCAGAAGTCACCAATGATTTAACTTCACGATTGCAACGGCCTTTGATGCGCCTGCCGATCCAAGCTAATATTTATAACCCGGATGGTCGGGAGGGACATGCTCAGGTCAATGACCGAGAATGGCTGGCTGCTGGGAAGCCACCCTTTTCATCGTGGTTAGGGCGCACCATTTTCCTGCACTCTTTAACTCAAGGCATTTCATCAGAGGTGCGGCGAGCGGAATTAAACTTGTCGCTTTTAACCCCAGGGCTAGAAATTAGTTTCATCGATCGCGCCCTGGAGAACTTGTGCAAAGTTGCCTGGTATTTGGATGATGATCCCATCACCTCGATCGCTCGGTTCAAAGAAGAGCCATCGATCAACAAAATTATTGCTGAGGAAAAGGAGCAAGTTGGAGTTACAGAGGCGAAGGAAGATTTACGCACTCGTCGAGACACCATCTTTGCTAGCAAACTGTTTACGCTAGTGACCGCACCGGAAGGAGCCCATGATGTTGAAGACAAGGCCGATGATATTGCCCTGTGTTTAATTGATTTTCAAGAAGCTACCGTTTCAGGCGCGATGGATGCCCCTCCAGCACTGTTGGAGCAGATTTTCAACAACACCGGAGAGTCAGGGAAGTTTCGGACTTTTCGGAATCGACTGCTATTTTTGGTAACGAATCGGCCAGAGCTAGCTAGAGCTGTGGACAATGCTAGAGAATACCGAGCGATTCAAAGCATTTTGAGAAGCCAAAATCGGCTTGATGATTTGTCGGATAGCCAACAGAAGCAGCTCAAGCAAAAAGAAGGGGAGATGGACTTGGCAGTGCGCGTGTCGTTAACGAATGCGTATCGGCACTTGTTTTACCCAGCTAATGACCCTGTGAAAGCACCAAAAGGATTAATGCACTACGTTTTACCTGCTCAGGATGCCAGTGATGTCAAAGGCAAAAATAACCAACAAGATGTAGTGCTGAAGGCATTGAAAGACTGCGGCAAGATTCGGGCTGAGGATGCTGCGCCCTTTGCACCTGCTTACGTTTTGCAGAAAGTCTGGCCTGCGGGCTTGGATCACTGGACAACTAAATCGTTACGGGAAGCGTTTGCTAAGGATTTGAGCCTGAATATCTTGTTGGATGCGGAAGTCTCGAAGCTGAGAGACACAATCCGTAAGGGATTGTCTGAGGGACAGTGGGATATGAAG
This genomic interval from Trichocoleus desertorum ATA4-8-CV12 contains the following:
- a CDS encoding GNAT family N-acetyltransferase; this encodes MVEQLQPRYSLAWINKISEVPQAEWDALALPLKTPFFEWDWLNNMETSGSATAKAGWLPNHLTVWRDRHLIAAAPLYLKGHSYGEFVFDQQWADLAQRLGVSYYPKLLGMSPFTPAEGYRFLIAPGEDEDEIVEMMLDEIDHFCDRNRISGCHFLYVDPEWRPVLERHGFTTWLHHSFIWSNLGFQSFDDYLNVFNANQRRNIKRERKAVEKAGLTVKTFTGEDIPNSLFSLMYTYYADTCDKFGWWGSKYLTRRFFEQLQPHYRHRVVFVAAYSEQDPRQPMGMSFCLTKGDRLYGRYWGSQQDIDCLHFDACYYTPIEWAIANGIQTFDPGAGGRHKKRRGFPATPNHSLHRFYDKRLSQILRSYIREVNELEQQEMDGINEALPFKQANPSLDNQE
- a CDS encoding DUF4278 domain-containing protein gives rise to the protein MQLNYRGSKYESNSPAVETNVGETGKYRGLDWRFRNLKKAPVQQPSLDLKYRGVAYRTNHNLEVSEPVLAASTAVEPTRVSGLSTEAKARTRMTQQHHLIKNRQQTLLTRSAAEAGLTHLSNYWNHIQGDIHPTFRRDYERSHVSFS
- the cas12k gene encoding type V CRISPR-associated protein Cas12k (Type V-K CRISPR systems have also been known as with the large Cas12k protein, has also been known as type V-U5, and Cas12k as C2c5.); amino-acid sequence: MTIRTIRCCLCANEATRKLFWESMVIYSLLVNALLQGVAEDSQFSEWQRKGAIPRQSLEQMIASYATKLNSQNLPGRFRTSAILMTQYIYKSWFACQKQRQHRLRGKKRWLQVVECDSELAKISTFTPEAIRAKAQVILHHLSFERKLTGKHLLGGLLDAFDATTDVLSRRAIIHLLKNKLTVSEQDESLEDWNQRLESKRIEIERLEEQLQSQLPRGRDPTGERFIDGLLTATAFPQHNNPDQIEAEFDEWREQKQIQLFNSLPYPIIFGSADDLNWSTEKTGLATEQVLAKSPKRKKKKAKQPTERVCVRFKGFKDHLFKIQCDRRQLHIFRQFLQDYQLHFRSPDTERFSQCLFALRSARLIWQEDDQSHHKKGKVTHDLAPQERSPWETHRLYLHCNIDMRLLTAEGTGQVCQEEKWKTLKNLKGLDQLTESQWEEQGLTQNQQIHIKRQRSTLARLDNSAPQRPSVVSCQGNPLITVGISLHPQAPLTACVIDLKTGAILKCQTTKQLLRNPKIKSKHCHRSFLQLRLRQWRLVNKLHQRRQRRLLQQKQEQQQDRYRESQTESNLGLYVEHLIASRLVHLARQYQAGSIAVPDLKHIREILESDIQARARQKFPYQIEVQQQYAKQFRRSLHRWSYSRLVQCIRERAEREGILVITGQQPSQSPPEQKAKEVAISAHKQPL
- a CDS encoding DUF499 domain-containing protein, which produces MLPSVFNTCVPREEILSGELSLDLFAAKLRLVVERSAPQVYQDPNLFFANTFPTDGLKTLIKEVFGRLVGATAGSPIIRLETSFGGGKTHDEIALWHVCKQGRQIDGLQRFADLDLIPDRPIQVAAIDGRDSDPVNGIYHPESGITTYTLWGEIAYQIGGIEGYGLLKGSDTQKISPGTSVLERLISGKPTLIILDEIARLLRSAEATTVGNSTLAKQVVAFLFSLMDLAAACNHLVFVYTLASASDAFGEETTELRELIQSSARQERVLSPSTDVEIYNIVKQRLFFSVSSEAAANAATEYLQAYRTSRMTLPEGCQDARYAQAIASSYPFHPELFSLLTKKIASIPEFQRTRGALRLFALLVRYLWTIAQHEHPEWVPLIHPHHVPVGIEAEVTNDLTSRLQRPLMRLPIQANIYNPDGREGHAQVNDREWLAAGKPPFSSWLGRTIFLHSLTQGISSEVRRAELNLSLLTPGLEISFIDRALENLCKVAWYLDDDPITSIARFKEEPSINKIIAEEKEQVGVTEAKEDLRTRRDTIFASKLFTLVTAPEGAHDVEDKADDIALCLIDFQEATVSGAMDAPPALLEQIFNNTGESGKFRTFRNRLLFLVTNRPELARAVDNAREYRAIQSILRSQNRLDDLSDSQQKQLKQKEGEMDLAVRVSLTNAYRHLFYPANDPVKAPKGLMHYVLPAQDASDVKGKNNQQDVVLKALKDCGKIRAEDAAPFAPAYVLQKVWPAGLDHWTTKSLREAFAKDLSLNILLDAEVSKLRDTIRKGLSEGQWDMKAGERLFIKTGAPLVLPEIIEFSDRMELYRRGILKPPEPREIELSAQVMPGSGVDKTVQVRWRARGALTVALYKDGELVSAEFRPSDEHSSTIQKTAKFRVVADYGKDETAAAETQAVIYSGGGSSPTPSGAEGGTIFDTKPAEFGLEGSPNSVFNDLSDRVQDLKIQQITTMEISVGQVIDYRKLGTALPLLARFPLEIEQLVMIQTGEQFVRLEYQGPMRGFQSFFTPTNALLNTPEVQATVSMTLSFRFESPVAPGGVEISAIAQALGRNPVERLNLSVKVTY